In a genomic window of Deinococcus metalli:
- a CDS encoding Gfo/Idh/MocA family protein codes for MTRPLKLGMVGGGQGAFIGAVHRTAARLDGHYELVAGALSSTPDKALASGRALGLPEDRTYPSWEAMLDAELARPEGERIDAVSIVTPNHMHYPVARAFAAAGIHVICDKPLVHTSEQANDLLAVVRESGVVFAVTYNYTGYPLIRHARDMIRAGTLGEIRKVIVEYHQGWLATNLEAQDSKQADWRTDPARSGMAGAVGDIGSHAENLAATVTGLELEAICADLTTFVPGRRLDDDGSVLLRFAGGARGVLMCSQVEVGEENDLRLRVYGTQGGLSWSQENPNRMEYTPLDGPRQVLTRGQGYLSPAAQAATRIPSGHPEAFLEAFANVYTGAAEAILAGQEGRDPDPLVAIYPTLEDGARGVHFIEKTVESSHSDRKWTDARWSAPD; via the coding sequence GTGACCCGCCCGCTGAAGCTCGGCATGGTCGGCGGCGGGCAGGGCGCCTTCATCGGCGCGGTGCACCGCACGGCCGCCCGCCTGGACGGACACTACGAGCTGGTGGCCGGAGCGCTCTCCAGCACGCCGGACAAGGCCCTGGCGTCCGGCCGGGCGCTGGGCCTGCCGGAGGACCGCACGTACCCGAGCTGGGAAGCCATGCTGGACGCCGAACTCGCCCGGCCGGAGGGTGAGCGCATCGACGCGGTGAGCATCGTGACGCCCAACCACATGCACTACCCGGTGGCGCGGGCCTTCGCGGCGGCCGGCATCCACGTCATCTGCGACAAGCCGCTGGTGCACACCAGCGAGCAGGCGAACGACCTGCTGGCTGTGGTCAGGGAGTCGGGCGTGGTCTTCGCGGTCACGTACAACTACACCGGCTACCCCCTGATCCGCCACGCCCGCGACATGATCCGCGCCGGCACGCTGGGCGAGATCCGCAAGGTGATCGTCGAGTACCACCAGGGCTGGCTCGCCACCAACCTCGAGGCGCAGGACTCCAAGCAGGCCGACTGGCGCACGGACCCGGCCCGCAGCGGCATGGCCGGCGCGGTGGGCGACATCGGCTCGCACGCCGAGAACCTCGCGGCCACCGTGACCGGTCTGGAGCTGGAGGCCATCTGCGCGGACCTGACGACCTTCGTGCCGGGCCGCCGCCTGGACGACGACGGCAGCGTGCTGCTGCGCTTCGCGGGCGGCGCGCGCGGCGTGCTGATGTGCTCGCAGGTCGAGGTGGGCGAGGAGAACGACCTGAGGTTGCGCGTGTACGGCACCCAGGGCGGCCTGAGCTGGAGCCAGGAGAACCCCAACCGCATGGAGTACACGCCTCTGGACGGCCCACGGCAGGTGCTGACGCGTGGGCAGGGCTACCTGAGCCCCGCCGCTCAGGCCGCCACGCGCATTCCCAGCGGCCACCCCGAGGCGTTCCTGGAGGCCTTCGCCAACGTGTACACCGGCGCCGCCGAGGCGATCCTCGCTGGGCAGGAGGGCCGCGATCCCGATCCGCTGGTCGCCATCTACCCCACGCTGGAGGACGGCGCACGCGGCGTGCACTTCATCGAGAAGACCGTGGAGAGTTCGCACAGCGACCGCAAATGGACCGACGCCCGCTGGAGCGCGCCGGACTGA
- a CDS encoding Gfo/Idh/MocA family protein codes for MTNASQVIGIIGTGNISAAYLKIARDLGLFRVKAVSDMDTERAAAVAAEYGVQAMTLEDMLADPEIVAVVNLTPPGAHADVSLAALNAGKHVYSEKPLAVEREDGQKIMDLAREKGLRVGCAPDTVLGAGIQTAREVLDAGRIGRPVSATAFMMSSGPESWHPNPDFFYQRGAGPLFDMGPYYLTALVTLLGGVQKVSATTTKAFEQRPITSQPRAGEFITVNTPTHVAANLTLDGGAVATLITSFDVPASDVPRIEIHGTEGTLSVPDPNTFGGPLKIRLKGDKEWTEIPLTRPFADNSRGIGLADMLSANAAGGAHRASGDLAFHVLDVMHTILESAEAERTLTPRTRVERPAALDVQPAWFTTSQPA; via the coding sequence ATGACGAACGCATCGCAGGTCATCGGCATCATCGGTACCGGGAATATCAGCGCCGCTTACCTGAAGATCGCCCGTGACCTGGGCCTGTTCCGCGTGAAAGCGGTTTCGGACATGGACACGGAGCGCGCCGCCGCAGTCGCCGCCGAGTACGGCGTGCAGGCCATGACCCTGGAGGACATGCTGGCCGACCCGGAAATCGTCGCGGTGGTGAACCTCACGCCGCCCGGCGCGCACGCCGACGTGTCGCTGGCCGCGCTGAATGCCGGCAAGCACGTGTACTCCGAAAAACCCCTGGCCGTCGAGCGCGAGGACGGGCAGAAGATCATGGATCTCGCCCGCGAGAAGGGCCTGCGCGTGGGCTGCGCGCCGGACACCGTGCTCGGCGCGGGCATACAGACTGCCCGCGAGGTGCTCGACGCCGGGCGCATCGGGCGGCCCGTCTCTGCGACCGCGTTCATGATGAGCAGCGGCCCGGAGTCGTGGCACCCGAACCCGGACTTCTTCTACCAGCGCGGCGCCGGCCCGCTGTTCGACATGGGGCCGTACTACCTGACCGCCCTGGTCACGCTGCTGGGCGGCGTGCAGAAGGTCAGCGCGACCACCACCAAGGCCTTCGAGCAGCGTCCGATCACCAGCCAGCCGCGCGCCGGCGAGTTCATCACCGTGAACACCCCCACGCACGTCGCCGCAAACCTGACGCTGGACGGCGGCGCGGTCGCCACCCTGATCACGTCCTTCGACGTGCCCGCCAGCGACGTGCCGCGCATCGAGATCCACGGCACCGAGGGCACCCTGAGCGTGCCGGACCCGAACACCTTCGGCGGCCCCCTCAAGATCCGCCTGAAGGGCGACAAGGAGTGGACCGAGATTCCCCTCACGCGGCCCTTCGCGGACAACTCGCGCGGCATCGGCCTGGCCGACATGCTGAGCGCCAACGCGGCGGGCGGCGCGCACCGGGCCAGCGGCGACCTGGCGTTCCACGTGCTGGATGTCATGCACACCATCCTCGAATCCGCCGAGGCCGAGCGCACCCTGACGCCCCGCACCCGCGTGGAGCGCCCCGCCGCGCTGGACGTCCAGCCCGCATGGTTCACCACGTCCCAGCCGGCGTGA
- a CDS encoding sugar phosphate isomerase/epimerase family protein codes for MTGTLSVQLYTFRDAYAADAAGTIARIAGLGFRYIEPFGIGNHGLSNADKVGKAQELRALLDANGLQAPTAHTAAPMGPNAEAVLDAIQALGTTLPVISWPGEVPGFERDVMDTRDGTERFADALSEASRHAQTRGLSLGYHNHWWEWSQFGGQYAYDLLLERLDPAVFLEIDTYWAHTGGQDMPALIRRLGDRVKALHLKDGPATPEADQTPLGTGKVDYAAAVHAAPSARWHVLEMDRTAGDVFAEVGHSAQRLIQEGLSTWE; via the coding sequence ATGACAGGAACCCTCTCCGTTCAGCTCTACACCTTCCGCGACGCCTACGCCGCCGATGCGGCGGGCACCATCGCCCGCATCGCCGGGCTGGGCTTCAGGTACATCGAGCCCTTCGGCATCGGCAACCACGGCCTGAGCAACGCCGACAAGGTGGGCAAGGCGCAGGAACTGCGCGCGCTGCTCGACGCCAACGGCCTCCAGGCACCCACCGCGCACACCGCCGCCCCGATGGGCCCGAACGCCGAGGCCGTGCTGGACGCGATTCAGGCGCTGGGCACCACCCTGCCGGTGATCTCCTGGCCCGGCGAGGTACCGGGCTTCGAGCGCGACGTGATGGACACCAGGGACGGCACGGAGCGCTTCGCGGACGCGCTGAGCGAGGCGTCGCGCCACGCCCAGACGCGCGGCCTGAGCCTGGGCTACCACAACCACTGGTGGGAGTGGTCGCAGTTCGGCGGCCAGTACGCCTACGACCTGCTGCTCGAGCGCCTCGACCCCGCGGTGTTCCTCGAGATCGACACGTACTGGGCGCACACCGGCGGCCAGGACATGCCCGCCCTGATCCGGCGGCTGGGAGACCGGGTCAAGGCCCTGCACCTCAAGGACGGCCCCGCCACGCCCGAGGCCGACCAGACCCCGCTGGGCACCGGGAAGGTCGATTACGCCGCGGCCGTTCACGCCGCTCCGTCCGCCCGCTGGCACGTGCTGGAAATGGACCGCACGGCCGGCGACGTCTTCGCCGAGGTGGGCCACAGCGCCCAGCGCCTCATTCAGGAGGGACTCTCGACATGGGAATGA
- a CDS encoding sugar phosphate isomerase/epimerase family protein: MPRPVTLFTGQWADLPLAELAPLAKKMGYDGLELACWGDHFDVQAALKDDDYVKQKRELLDSHGLQCLAISNHLVGQAVCDNIDARHKSIVPAHVWGDGDPEGVRTRAAQEIIDTGHAAAKFGVKTVNGFTGSSVWHSIYAFPPTDQAYWTAGFEDFARRWTPILDSFDADDINFALEVHPTEIAFDLATSQRAIDAVGGHRRFGFNYDPSHLGYQHVDYVRFIRTFADRIFHVHMKDVWWGHGSGEVGVFGGHTDFGDARRYWDFRSVGRGDIKFEDVIVALNDIGYAGPLSVEWEDSRMDRVHGATESAAYVRRLDFPGSNVAFDAAFAKDKQ; the protein is encoded by the coding sequence ATGCCCCGTCCCGTCACCCTGTTCACCGGCCAGTGGGCCGACCTGCCGCTCGCCGAACTCGCGCCCCTGGCGAAGAAGATGGGCTACGACGGCCTGGAACTCGCCTGCTGGGGCGACCACTTCGACGTGCAGGCCGCGCTGAAAGACGACGACTACGTGAAGCAGAAGCGCGAGCTGCTCGACTCGCACGGCCTGCAGTGCCTCGCGATCAGCAACCACCTCGTCGGGCAGGCCGTGTGCGACAACATCGACGCGCGCCACAAGTCCATCGTGCCCGCGCACGTGTGGGGCGATGGCGATCCCGAGGGCGTGCGCACGCGCGCCGCGCAGGAGATCATCGACACCGGGCACGCCGCCGCGAAGTTCGGCGTGAAGACCGTCAACGGTTTCACCGGGTCCAGCGTGTGGCACAGCATCTACGCCTTCCCGCCGACCGATCAGGCGTACTGGACTGCCGGCTTCGAGGACTTCGCGCGGCGCTGGACGCCCATCCTCGACTCGTTCGACGCGGACGACATCAACTTCGCGCTGGAAGTCCACCCCACCGAGATCGCCTTCGACCTCGCCACGTCGCAGCGCGCCATCGACGCCGTGGGCGGCCACAGGCGCTTCGGCTTCAACTACGACCCCAGCCACCTGGGCTACCAGCACGTCGACTACGTGCGCTTCATCCGCACCTTCGCCGACCGGATCTTCCACGTGCACATGAAGGACGTGTGGTGGGGCCACGGCAGCGGCGAGGTGGGCGTGTTCGGCGGTCACACCGACTTCGGGGACGCCCGGCGCTACTGGGACTTCCGCTCGGTCGGGCGCGGCGACATCAAGTTCGAGGACGTGATCGTGGCTCTGAACGACATTGGCTACGCCGGCCCGCTGAGCGTGGAGTGGGAGGACTCGCGTATGGACCGCGTGCACGGCGCGACCGAGAGCGCCGCGTACGTGCGCCGGCTGGACTTCCCCGGCTCGAACGTGGCCTTCGATGCCGCCTTCGCCAAGGACAAGCAGTGA